In uncultured Bacteroides sp., the following proteins share a genomic window:
- a CDS encoding OmpH family outer membrane protein, with amino-acid sequence MKRINYLAKGILAAVVIVMFAQCNGKKTETDESVDTNAKGAMPSNLRVAYVEIDTLLTKYNFWNDLNEMMMKKEENIRATLNQKARELDAEGKEFQRKVQNNAFVSRERAEQENSRLVKKQQDLQELQTRLQNELQAENQKNSIQLRDSINAFLKIYNKKHKYSMIFSNTGFDNLLYADKSYNITKDIIDGLNERYAPSKKK; translated from the coding sequence ATGAAGAGAATTAACTACCTTGCAAAAGGGATCTTAGCTGCGGTTGTGATTGTTATGTTTGCACAATGTAACGGTAAAAAGACAGAAACTGACGAATCTGTAGACACCAATGCTAAAGGAGCAATGCCAAGCAATCTAAGAGTTGCATATGTTGAGATAGATACATTGCTTACAAAATACAACTTTTGGAATGATCTGAATGAAATGATGATGAAGAAAGAAGAAAACATTCGTGCTACTCTTAACCAAAAAGCCCGCGAACTTGACGCAGAAGGAAAAGAATTCCAACGTAAGGTTCAGAACAACGCTTTTGTTAGCCGCGAAAGAGCAGAACAGGAAAATTCACGTTTAGTTAAAAAGCAACAGGATTTGCAGGAACTACAGACCAGACTGCAAAATGAACTACAGGCAGAAAATCAAAAGAACAGCATCCAATTGCGTGATTCTATCAATGCTTTCCTTAAAATATATAATAAGAAGCATAAATATAGCATGATTTTCAGCAATACAGGATTTGATAATCTTCTATATGCTGACAAGTCTTATAATATCACTAAAGATATTATTGATGGTTTGAACGAAAGATACGCTCCTTCTAAGAAGAAATAA
- a CDS encoding helix-turn-helix domain-containing protein, with product MVNSFLNFFEESVSIDNDFVLCSGLVNSFALKYPVHSDRIYVGFCLDGYAEVEVNLVKHTIKKNEVIFLAKNHIVFNHKISDDFRSVFIAFTDDFKCELFNDLRKYPLHYLFKQKFPSVVLEETEMKLLMEYYNLMLGVVKNVQNDYRKDIVKHLLSSLLINLHCYGNRDKEKAAPMSRKEEMVGTFFSLLFEHSKEARDVSFYADKLCVSPKYLSSLIKQIVGKPAKDCIDYCIIMESKVLLNSSYTIQEISQQLNFPNQSFFGKYFKKHTGISPLNYRRSTLS from the coding sequence ATGGTTAATAGCTTTCTGAATTTCTTTGAAGAGTCAGTATCAATTGACAATGATTTTGTTTTGTGTTCCGGTTTGGTTAATTCTTTTGCCCTTAAATATCCAGTGCATAGTGATAGGATATATGTGGGCTTTTGTCTGGATGGATACGCTGAAGTAGAAGTTAATCTTGTGAAACATACGATAAAGAAGAATGAAGTAATATTTTTAGCAAAGAATCATATTGTATTCAATCATAAAATAAGTGATGACTTTCGTTCTGTCTTTATAGCTTTTACAGATGATTTTAAATGCGAACTATTTAATGATTTACGTAAATATCCACTTCATTATCTTTTTAAGCAAAAGTTTCCGTCCGTTGTGTTAGAAGAAACAGAAATGAAGCTGCTTATGGAATATTATAATCTTATGTTGGGTGTTGTAAAAAATGTTCAGAATGATTATAGAAAAGATATTGTTAAGCATCTGTTATCTTCATTGCTTATAAATCTTCACTGTTATGGGAACCGGGATAAGGAGAAAGCTGCTCCGATGTCACGTAAAGAGGAGATGGTAGGAACTTTTTTTTCTTTGTTATTTGAACATTCTAAAGAGGCTAGAGATGTATCTTTTTATGCAGATAAACTATGTGTGTCTCCTAAATACCTGTCTTCTTTAATAAAACAAATAGTTGGCAAACCTGCTAAAGATTGCATAGATTATTGTATAATTATGGAGAGTAAAGTATTACTTAATTCTTCTTATACTATTCAGGAAATATCTCAGCAATTAAATTTTCCTAATCAGTCTTTCTTTGGTAAATATTTTAAAAAGCATACAGGCATATCACCACTGAATTACAGAAGGTCAACGTTGAGTTAA
- a CDS encoding efflux RND transporter periplasmic adaptor subunit, with the protein MIQEYAVTILKSSDMELKSSYPATIKGKQDIEIRPQVSGTITRLCVDEGSVVHKGQTLFIIDPVQYQEAVNVAQASVNVAKANVATAQLTAENKRELAKNNIIGSYDLQMAENSLLSSKAALAQTKAQLISAKKNLSFTRVSSPSNGVVGSIPFRVGSLASPGTVTPLTTVSDISDMYAYFSMTERQLLSLNNEGNSQKDILKKMSNVELQMIDGSIYGETGKVETMSGVIDQSTGSVNVRAKFTNKNRILRSGGTGSVLIPYKMSNCIVIPQKATYEIQDKKYVYVVDSKSTVKSTPIEIFSLDDGQNYIVTSGLKAGDKIVTEGVGTLKDGMQIKEITPEQAAAKQAQAQQSSEKASKK; encoded by the coding sequence ATGATTCAGGAGTATGCCGTTACCATACTTAAAAGTTCAGATATGGAACTAAAGAGTTCTTATCCTGCAACAATTAAAGGAAAACAGGATATTGAAATTCGTCCGCAGGTTTCAGGTACCATCACTCGTCTTTGTGTTGATGAAGGTTCTGTTGTCCATAAAGGCCAGACTCTGTTTATTATTGATCCTGTTCAATATCAGGAAGCCGTTAATGTTGCTCAGGCTTCAGTTAATGTTGCAAAAGCAAATGTTGCGACAGCACAACTGACTGCTGAGAACAAACGTGAACTAGCAAAAAACAACATTATAGGTTCGTATGATCTGCAGATGGCAGAAAATTCTTTGTTATCAAGTAAAGCTGCACTGGCACAAACTAAAGCTCAGTTGATAAGCGCCAAAAAGAATTTATCATTTACCCGTGTATCAAGTCCGTCAAACGGAGTTGTTGGAAGCATACCTTTCCGTGTAGGGAGTTTAGCTAGTCCAGGTACTGTTACACCTCTTACTACTGTTTCTGATATTTCAGATATGTATGCTTATTTTTCAATGACTGAAAGACAGCTTTTAAGTCTTAATAACGAAGGTAATTCACAGAAAGATATACTTAAGAAAATGTCAAATGTAGAATTGCAAATGATAGATGGAAGCATCTATGGTGAAACCGGTAAAGTAGAAACTATGAGTGGCGTTATTGATCAGAGTACAGGTTCTGTCAATGTACGTGCTAAATTCACTAATAAAAACCGAATCTTAAGAAGCGGAGGTACAGGATCAGTTTTGATTCCTTATAAAATGAGTAACTGTATTGTTATTCCTCAGAAAGCTACTTATGAAATACAAGATAAAAAGTATGTATACGTAGTTGATAGCAAATCAACAGTGAAAAGTACTCCTATTGAAATATTCTCTTTGGATGATGGTCAGAATTATATTGTAACATCTGGTTTGAAGGCTGGTGACAAAATTGTTACCGAAGGTGTAGGTACACTTAAAGATGGCATGCAAATTAAGGAAATAACTCCTGAACAGGCTGCTGCCAAACAAGCTCAGGCACAACAATCTTCTGAAAAAGCTTCTAAGAAATAG